A genomic region of Rhipicephalus sanguineus isolate Rsan-2018 chromosome 1, BIME_Rsan_1.4, whole genome shotgun sequence contains the following coding sequences:
- the LOC119372074 gene encoding adult-specific cuticular protein ACP-20-like, translated as LGLGGLGLGGVGLGGLGLGGVGLGGVGLGGLGLGGVGLGGFGPGLAVGAGPVVAAPVAVAAPVAAPVAVAAPVAVAKPVATVSYVKQPVVRVSYVTKPVVSYVRQPVASVSHTIRPVVTYSAGGVGAAAALGSLGAGGLGGLGLANGLGLAGLGGGLGGGLVGLDGLAGGFGGGVGGLGAGLGSYGYGPVGVKKGYIRRR; from the coding sequence CTAGGCCTAGGCGGATTGGGTCTTGGAGGCGTCGGGCTCGGAGGTCTCGGACTAGGAGGCGTTGGACTCGGAGGTGTTGGACTCGGAGGTCTGGGACTAGGAGGCGTTGGCCTTGGTGGCTTCGGTCCAGGACTCGCCGTCGGCGCAGGGCCCGTGGTTGCCGCGCCAGTGGCCGTGGCAGCCCCAGTGGCAGCACCTGTGGCTGTTGCAGCACCTGTCGCTGTCGCGAAACCTGTGGCAACCGTGTCGTACGTGAAGCAGCCTGTGGTGCGCGTCAGCTATGTGACCAAGCCGGTGGTCAGCTACGTTAGGCAACCGGTGGCCTCGGTCTCACACACTATCAGGCCCGTGGTTACATACAGCGCAGGTGGTGTCGGGGCTGCTGCAGCTTTGGGCAGTCTAGGCGCTGGGGGTCTCGGAGGCCTGGGCCTGGCCAATGGACTTGGCCTTGCAGGTTTAGGAGGCGGCCTTGGAGGAGGACTCGTAGGTCTTGATGGTCTCGCAGGCGGGTTTGGAGGCGGAGTTGGAGGCCTCGGCGCTGGACTGGGCAGctatggctacgggcctgtcggCGTCAAGAAGGGATACATTCGTCGTCGCTAG